A genome region from Dolichospermum compactum NIES-806 includes the following:
- a CDS encoding coiled-coil domain-containing protein, with translation MKMRELVKVNESGMVANAVDFNMMADPDKNLRLSEGFVFNYDPINPKAFTLGVLDAICNSYHSQNQPNIHLFVQDYGKGKSHFALVTANYFKLPLDTAEVEGILNQIKIASGTDQGIVEDLTAYKRRNKQHLVICISGDSGTDLRQIFLRALRQTLEIEGLIDSLAEQFCEKPLKYLKQLTDNQKEIANNYLEVHNYQRDVNSIIELLEEDNYKMIHLVKEISSELNNGFPADFETDLSIETILQKLINKLCSGDTAKYSGILILFDELNYYLKSWATDSTAAGGASLQSITKVCENNKGKIALVCFTQIRPSKSVPSQSADDYNKLVSRLEIAESTYEPVSSLELVIKGLLEQQINTDSWNQFFQTWRDTLLADSRNSHEHRISIYRERNWTLQDFQINITLGCFPLHPLNSYLLCNLDFTQGRTAIQYIKEDVKKFINSQLVEQNSKLNYLPAISLVDAFSEFSHTEFSRHYSEYQKAYDTISASATENEIAVLKGLFLFYVSQNKLYKPESEKHDIIISELTGLSLKETKDTLDKLDQQKQVIHHNTGDNTYRFYSGSNLLEVRQEIEEEASKQADRISVNLAIKHCNEKIETYLNSINISGTHFINDNQLLNDEWFFEYKFYNIPDFKQQVLNGYKTLDNITGKGIFAYILSDNLEELQSFRCEINELLSSSRNKEYIAVAIPEEPVNNICQDLLMIDIMRRKSTLEKQDSGTAFAQLTKQIQQKVEREIKKIIAPNNCDYYCIRLEELTTYQQKDHQSIVSHLLQQLYRFVPPIAKNDKMALKSPSGSTIIGYTANRLLEDDLNPNKFPNQSYNTLVDQVFLNNWGLFKTTSQKYFVQIPSNKNVREAWDRIDQLTALGDKAKKYVLISKIWQELSAPPFGYNEYTFTMLFSAWIVYHRSEVILKGTFGLLNKKNQSSIEEKAIKDWVETHVFDKPKDFVHKWILGSNTNPQLIRLRAITCPKIEPILSYNQAKELIHDIDNFINSGDPDQSKVQKIQPKRKQLLSEIEKIDNWFKAVEETENLFNNGDQIELKSLTEIYPLLQQKLSKTINLTQSNQSDNIVVNPAKKQLQRQNDALQIVQDRIEEIIIDLSEKSESLQTEEEYGRYQSDLEAAIKQITYVFSPTHNLIQTLNYSLDVATRKFAEIKHQTEIKNGLEKVELFYKSLSNNASQDDYIKAMSNIKNLANNLEIIKQHKLYEAIIKEIETQLNNLEITLKIWAERLTDITKTEALQLSQEVSQQQNRFTQPKSAQKVKQILEQLNPIILEIQNQEEVESTRQQQDNKIMDALRQKNPKFLNTIVLCEQGIEEIATLRLQLNFAERFYTEIEQLIKSINNQVSSYIKELEELTANLAEVRTNQELNQLYTKLAKLELFFQDSKHYLTCQQLQQEIDALRQLFQITQSSQFNTIETYQNQIQQLTEWYKIIKNCTPNLQTKYDQNKYKLEQKIKSIETQYQVDTKLWLDKLQKEFNQLEQETEDKKLNLIDKLLKNINNQDINIDYLNNLDKELLETVKTRCQNIQNDSQENQIITLFTQLPPQRQQNLYFQLEQYLSKEGDINE, from the coding sequence ATGAAAATGAGAGAACTTGTCAAAGTTAATGAATCAGGAATGGTAGCTAATGCTGTTGATTTTAATATGATGGCTGATCCTGATAAAAATTTGCGTTTATCTGAAGGATTTGTTTTTAATTATGATCCAATTAATCCTAAAGCTTTTACATTAGGTGTACTCGATGCAATTTGTAATAGTTATCATAGTCAAAATCAACCCAATATACATTTATTTGTACAAGATTATGGTAAAGGTAAATCTCATTTTGCTTTAGTTACTGCTAATTATTTTAAATTACCACTAGACACTGCTGAAGTTGAAGGAATATTAAATCAAATTAAAATTGCATCAGGAACTGATCAAGGCATAGTAGAAGATTTAACAGCTTACAAAAGACGTAATAAGCAACATTTAGTAATTTGTATTAGTGGAGATTCAGGAACAGATTTAAGACAAATATTTTTACGAGCTTTACGTCAAACTTTAGAAATAGAAGGACTTATTGATTCTTTAGCGGAACAATTCTGTGAAAAGCCACTTAAATATTTAAAGCAATTAACAGACAATCAAAAGGAAATTGCTAATAATTATTTAGAAGTGCATAATTATCAAAGAGATGTAAACAGCATTATTGAGTTATTAGAAGAAGATAACTATAAAATGATTCATCTTGTTAAAGAAATAAGTAGTGAATTAAATAATGGGTTTCCTGCTGATTTTGAAACAGATTTAAGTATTGAGACAATTTTACAAAAATTAATTAATAAGTTATGTTCAGGAGATACTGCCAAATATTCAGGAATTTTAATTCTATTTGATGAACTTAATTATTATCTTAAATCATGGGCAACAGATTCAACTGCTGCGGGGGGAGCATCTTTACAAAGTATTACTAAAGTTTGTGAGAATAATAAGGGAAAAATTGCTTTAGTTTGTTTTACCCAAATTCGCCCTTCAAAATCTGTTCCTAGCCAATCAGCGGATGATTATAACAAACTTGTTTCTCGGTTAGAAATTGCTGAAAGCACTTATGAACCTGTTTCTAGTTTAGAATTAGTAATTAAAGGATTATTAGAACAACAAATTAATACTGATTCATGGAATCAATTTTTTCAAACATGGCGGGATACTCTATTAGCTGATAGTAGAAATTCTCATGAACACAGAATTAGTATTTATCGTGAAAGAAATTGGACATTACAAGATTTTCAAATAAATATTACTCTAGGTTGTTTTCCTCTTCATCCCCTTAATAGTTATTTACTTTGTAACTTAGATTTTACTCAAGGACGCACGGCAATTCAATATATAAAAGAAGATGTAAAAAAGTTTATTAATTCTCAACTAGTTGAACAAAATAGTAAATTAAATTATCTTCCTGCTATTTCCTTAGTTGATGCCTTTTCTGAATTTTCTCATACTGAATTTTCTCGTCATTATTCAGAATATCAAAAAGCTTATGATACTATATCAGCATCAGCTACAGAAAACGAAATTGCAGTTCTAAAAGGACTTTTTCTATTTTATGTTAGTCAAAATAAGCTTTATAAACCTGAATCAGAAAAACATGATATTATTATTAGTGAATTAACAGGTTTGTCTTTAAAAGAAACTAAGGATACTTTAGATAAATTAGATCAACAAAAACAAGTTATTCATCATAATACAGGAGATAATACTTATCGTTTTTATTCTGGTAGTAATTTATTAGAAGTTCGGCAAGAAATAGAAGAAGAAGCGAGCAAACAAGCTGACAGAATATCTGTTAATTTAGCTATCAAACATTGTAATGAGAAAATTGAAACTTATTTAAACAGTATAAATATAAGTGGCACACATTTCATTAATGATAATCAGTTACTTAATGATGAATGGTTTTTTGAGTATAAGTTTTATAATATTCCTGATTTTAAACAACAAGTATTAAATGGATATAAAACTTTAGATAATATAACAGGAAAAGGAATTTTTGCTTATATTTTATCAGATAATCTTGAAGAATTACAAAGCTTTCGTTGTGAGATTAACGAACTTTTATCCAGTTCAAGAAATAAGGAATATATTGCTGTAGCCATTCCTGAAGAACCAGTTAATAATATTTGTCAAGATTTATTAATGATAGATATTATGCGAAGAAAAAGTACATTAGAAAAACAAGACTCAGGAACAGCCTTTGCACAATTAACTAAGCAAATACAACAGAAAGTTGAAAGGGAAATTAAAAAAATAATTGCTCCTAATAATTGTGACTATTATTGTATCAGATTAGAAGAATTAACTACTTACCAGCAAAAAGATCATCAAAGTATTGTTAGTCATCTTTTACAACAACTTTATCGTTTTGTACCTCCAATTGCTAAAAATGATAAAATGGCTTTAAAAAGTCCTTCAGGAAGCACAATAATTGGTTATACTGCTAACCGTTTACTAGAAGATGATCTTAATCCTAATAAATTTCCTAATCAATCTTATAACACCTTAGTTGATCAAGTATTTCTCAATAATTGGGGCTTATTTAAAACTACTTCTCAAAAATATTTTGTGCAAATTCCTAGTAATAAAAATGTTAGAGAAGCATGGGATAGAATAGATCAATTAACAGCTTTGGGAGATAAAGCTAAAAAATATGTTCTGATTTCTAAAATTTGGCAAGAATTATCTGCGCCACCTTTTGGATACAATGAATATACATTTACTATGCTATTTTCTGCGTGGATAGTTTATCATCGGAGTGAAGTAATCTTAAAAGGAACTTTTGGTTTACTTAATAAAAAAAATCAGTCATCTATTGAAGAAAAAGCGATTAAAGATTGGGTAGAAACTCATGTATTTGATAAACCTAAAGATTTTGTTCATAAATGGATTCTAGGCTCAAATACAAATCCTCAATTAATTCGGCTTCGAGCTATTACTTGTCCTAAAATAGAACCAATATTAAGTTATAATCAAGCTAAAGAATTAATCCACGATATTGACAATTTTATTAATTCCGGTGATCCAGATCAATCAAAAGTACAAAAAATTCAACCGAAAAGAAAACAACTTTTAAGCGAAATTGAGAAAATAGATAATTGGTTTAAAGCAGTAGAAGAAACAGAAAATTTATTTAATAATGGAGATCAAATTGAGCTAAAAAGTTTAACTGAAATTTATCCTCTTCTTCAACAGAAATTATCTAAAACAATTAATCTTACCCAATCTAATCAATCTGATAATATTGTAGTTAATCCTGCTAAAAAGCAACTGCAACGTCAAAATGATGCTTTACAAATTGTTCAGGATAGAATTGAAGAAATAATTATTGATTTAAGCGAAAAATCAGAATCTTTACAAACAGAGGAAGAATATGGGCGTTATCAAAGTGATCTTGAAGCAGCAATTAAACAAATAACTTATGTTTTTTCACCTACTCATAATTTAATTCAAACATTAAACTATTCCCTTGATGTTGCTACGAGAAAATTTGCTGAAATCAAACATCAAACTGAGATAAAAAATGGCTTAGAAAAAGTTGAACTTTTCTACAAATCTCTTAGTAATAATGCTAGTCAAGATGATTACATTAAAGCTATGAGTAATATAAAAAACTTAGCTAATAATCTTGAAATTATTAAACAGCACAAGCTTTATGAGGCAATAATTAAAGAGATTGAAACTCAACTAAATAATTTAGAAATAACTCTCAAAATTTGGGCAGAAAGATTAACAGATATCACTAAAACTGAAGCTCTTCAATTATCTCAAGAAGTTAGTCAGCAACAAAATCGGTTTACTCAACCTAAATCTGCTCAAAAAGTTAAACAAATATTAGAACAATTAAATCCAATTATTTTAGAAATTCAAAATCAAGAAGAAGTTGAAAGTACAAGGCAGCAACAAGATAATAAAATTATGGATGCACTACGTCAAAAAAATCCAAAGTTCTTAAATACTATTGTCTTATGTGAACAAGGAATTGAAGAAATAGCTACTTTACGCCTTCAGCTTAACTTTGCTGAAAGATTTTATACAGAAATTGAACAGCTAATTAAATCTATTAATAATCAAGTTTCTAGCTATATAAAAGAGCTTGAGGAATTGACAGCAAATTTAGCTGAAGTTAGAACTAATCAAGAATTAAACCAGCTTTATACTAAGTTAGCTAAATTAGAGTTATTTTTTCAAGACTCTAAGCATTATTTAACTTGCCAGCAATTGCAGCAAGAAATTGATGCTTTAAGACAGTTATTTCAAATTACTCAATCATCGCAATTCAACACAATTGAGACTTATCAGAATCAAATACAACAGTTAACAGAATGGTACAAAATTATTAAAAATTGCACTCCTAATTTACAAACTAAATATGATCAAAATAAATATAAACTAGAACAAAAAATAAAATCCATTGAAACTCAATATCAAGTTGACACTAAATTATGGTTAGATAAATTACAAAAAGAATTTAATCAACTTGAGCAAGAGACAGAAGATAAAAAACTTAACTTAATTGATAAGTTACTTAAAAACATTAATAATCAAGATATAAATATTGATTATTTAAATAACTTAGATAAAGAATTATTAGAAACGGTTAAAACTCGATGCCAAAATATACAAAATGACAGCCAAGAAAATCAAATCATTACTTTATTTACACAACTTCCTCCTCAAAGACAACAAAATTTATATTTCCAGCTAGAACAATATTTGTCAAAAGAGGGAGATATTAATGAATAA